Proteins found in one Corynebacterium sanguinis genomic segment:
- a CDS encoding DUF3068 domain-containing protein codes for MNSVGVRRTLAKCLVVLVAGFVLNLISPVVIAQQRTIHPGETSVVTFDGPAELTKRFSTSEGPESGQVVINAMTVLGGNELADSYTVHASTALPVDGRAGLTYVFPYRPERISYPYSDPFAPGTFDTPARLDYLGPGSVGGLDTYKYRANITAPGYEAQRIIDLQVRTGEVLDETWTVREGPVAGLYRMSEQSRDVAWQRAAAEVHVLRGLQVLAWVTRFIAVVALAWAAVAVARR; via the coding sequence ATGAACAGTGTAGGAGTCAGGCGGACGTTAGCGAAGTGCCTCGTGGTGCTCGTCGCCGGCTTCGTCCTGAACTTGATCTCGCCGGTGGTGATCGCGCAGCAGCGCACGATCCACCCCGGGGAGACCTCCGTGGTCACTTTCGATGGACCGGCGGAGCTGACGAAAAGGTTCTCGACGTCCGAGGGCCCCGAGTCCGGCCAGGTTGTCATCAACGCCATGACCGTGCTCGGCGGGAACGAGTTGGCTGACTCCTACACCGTCCACGCCAGCACCGCCCTGCCCGTCGATGGCCGGGCGGGGCTGACCTACGTGTTTCCCTACCGCCCAGAGCGGATCTCCTACCCCTATTCCGACCCGTTCGCGCCCGGGACGTTCGACACCCCGGCGCGGCTCGACTACCTCGGCCCGGGCAGCGTCGGCGGACTGGACACGTACAAGTACCGCGCCAACATCACCGCGCCGGGCTACGAGGCGCAGCGGATCATCGACCTGCAGGTCAGGACGGGTGAGGTCCTGGACGAGACGTGGACGGTACGCGAGGGCCCCGTTGCGGGGCTGTACCGCATGTCGGAGCAATCCCGCGATGTGGCGTGGCAGCGGGCCGCGGCGGAGGTGCATGTGCTGCGGGGACTGCAGGTACTTGCGTGGGTGACGCGCTTTATTGCGGTAGTCGCGCTCGCGTGGGCGGCGGTGGCCGTTGCGCGCCGGTAG
- a CDS encoding MMPL family transporter yields MFYNWGAFAYRHRKIIPVVIIAIIIAMQVLFGSKLADRLSQEGWEDPGADSTAAAVIEQDTFGRDNSGDVILLVTSPNGVAEGEVFDAANRQIEALRDQFPEEIESISSYFATPNPQQITEDGTKAFAAIGLAGDGEQTLRDFRTIQPALEAIELPGGAEIEIAGATAVADALDKGMADDIARAEKIGLIFVALILLWVFGSVVAAAMPLIVGVLSIAGSLSLLAILAQFQQVNVFSQSVITLLGLGLAIDYGLFMVSRFREELDKGLDVDEAVAVTTATAGKTVFFSALMVGVALSGLLMFPQAFLKSVAYGAIAAVVLAAVISVTVLPSLFGLLGRRIDLWSVRKTARVGRRIEDTVWYRIPRWSMRHAKGVVVSTTALLILLTVPVVGITFGGINETYLPPSQETRQAQDDFNTSFPAFRTDPVKIVVTGADNQQLVDVVMQARQITGLAKPLAPSHPTQDGTTILSAPLEDRNGGADVVKQMRAIEAPEGVELYVSGTPAMEVESIEALLARLPWMALYMVAATFILMALLFGSMILPAKAVIMNLLGIGATLGFLTLVFVDGVGAGLLDFTPGPLMSPVLVLIIAILYGLSTDYEVFLLSRMVEARHNNASTDGAIAYGTARTGGIITAAAAIMIVVAAAFAMSEIVMMKYIAFGMIFSLALDATVIRLLLVPAVMHLLREDNWWAPRWVKRVYARIGEHSEHVPAGANALSPALAPLALEAAHTELHNGDIAVADTVVDNQPARGGRSVADDRELIPFQELMRRLNDEHGDGR; encoded by the coding sequence GTGTTTTACAACTGGGGCGCTTTCGCGTACCGCCACCGCAAGATCATCCCCGTGGTGATCATCGCGATCATCATCGCGATGCAGGTGCTCTTCGGCTCAAAGCTCGCCGACCGCCTCTCGCAGGAGGGCTGGGAGGACCCGGGCGCCGACTCCACCGCCGCCGCTGTGATCGAGCAGGACACCTTCGGCCGCGACAACTCCGGTGACGTCATCCTCCTGGTGACCTCGCCTAACGGGGTCGCCGAAGGTGAGGTGTTCGACGCCGCGAACCGCCAGATCGAGGCGCTGCGGGACCAGTTCCCGGAGGAAATCGAAAGCATAAGCAGCTACTTCGCCACCCCCAACCCGCAGCAGATCACCGAGGACGGCACCAAGGCGTTCGCAGCGATCGGGCTTGCCGGCGACGGGGAGCAAACCCTGCGCGACTTCCGGACCATTCAACCGGCACTTGAAGCCATTGAGCTTCCCGGCGGCGCGGAGATCGAGATCGCCGGCGCCACCGCGGTCGCCGACGCCCTGGACAAGGGCATGGCCGACGACATCGCCCGCGCCGAGAAGATCGGCCTGATCTTCGTCGCGCTGATCCTCCTGTGGGTCTTCGGCAGCGTCGTCGCCGCGGCGATGCCGCTGATCGTGGGCGTGCTCTCCATCGCCGGGTCGCTGTCGCTTCTGGCTATCCTGGCGCAGTTCCAGCAGGTCAACGTGTTCTCCCAGTCGGTGATCACGCTGCTGGGCCTCGGCCTGGCGATCGACTACGGACTGTTTATGGTCTCGCGCTTCCGCGAGGAGCTGGACAAGGGCCTCGACGTCGACGAGGCGGTCGCGGTCACCACAGCCACCGCCGGCAAAACGGTGTTCTTCTCGGCGCTCATGGTCGGCGTTGCGCTTTCGGGCCTGCTTATGTTCCCGCAGGCGTTTTTGAAGTCGGTCGCCTACGGCGCGATCGCCGCGGTGGTGCTCGCCGCGGTCATCTCCGTCACCGTGCTGCCCTCCCTGTTCGGTCTCCTCGGCCGGCGCATCGACCTGTGGTCGGTGCGCAAAACCGCGCGCGTGGGCCGGCGCATCGAAGACACCGTCTGGTACCGCATCCCGCGGTGGTCAATGCGCCACGCTAAGGGCGTTGTCGTGAGCACCACGGCGCTGCTGATCCTGCTCACCGTGCCGGTGGTCGGCATCACCTTCGGCGGCATCAACGAAACCTACCTGCCTCCGAGCCAGGAAACCCGCCAGGCCCAGGACGATTTCAACACCTCCTTCCCCGCCTTCCGCACCGACCCCGTCAAGATCGTGGTCACCGGTGCGGATAACCAGCAACTTGTCGACGTCGTCATGCAGGCGCGCCAGATCACCGGCCTGGCAAAACCGCTTGCTCCCTCGCACCCGACGCAGGACGGGACGACGATCCTGTCGGCGCCGCTTGAGGACCGCAACGGTGGGGCGGACGTCGTCAAGCAAATGCGCGCGATTGAAGCCCCGGAGGGCGTTGAGCTGTACGTCTCGGGCACACCCGCGATGGAGGTCGAGTCCATCGAGGCGCTGCTCGCGCGCCTGCCGTGGATGGCGCTTTATATGGTCGCCGCGACGTTTATCCTCATGGCGCTGCTGTTCGGCTCGATGATCCTGCCGGCGAAGGCCGTGATCATGAACCTGCTCGGCATCGGCGCGACCCTGGGCTTCCTCACCCTCGTCTTCGTCGACGGCGTCGGCGCGGGGCTGCTCGACTTCACCCCGGGGCCGTTGATGAGCCCGGTGCTGGTGCTCATCATTGCCATCCTCTACGGCCTGTCCACCGACTACGAGGTCTTCCTGCTCTCGCGCATGGTCGAGGCCCGCCACAACAACGCCTCGACCGACGGCGCGATCGCCTACGGCACAGCGCGCACCGGCGGGATCATCACCGCCGCGGCTGCCATCATGATCGTCGTCGCCGCCGCATTTGCCATGAGCGAGATCGTGATGATGAAGTACATCGCCTTCGGCATGATCTTCTCCCTCGCGCTCGACGCCACCGTGATCCGCCTGCTCCTCGTGCCCGCCGTGATGCACCTGCTGCGCGAGGACAACTGGTGGGCCCCGCGCTGGGTCAAGCGCGTCTACGCACGGATCGGCGAACACTCCGAGCACGTCCCCGCCGGCGCGAACGCCCTTTCCCCGGCCCTCGCGCCCCTCGCGCTGGAGGCCGCGCACACCGAGCTGCACAATGGTGACATCGCAGTCGCCGACACCGTGGTGGACAACCAACCCGCGCGCGGCGGCAGGTCCGTTGCAGACGACCGCGAGCTCATCCCCTTCCAGGAGCTGATGAGGCGGCTTAACGACGAACACGGCGACGGTCGCTAA
- the trmB gene encoding tRNA (guanosine(46)-N7)-methyltransferase TrmB, whose amino-acid sequence MNNSDFSQTERSGTGELPAGRPPQTEFTTGLDYPRLGSVTFRRGTLTDNQEALFDEHWPRLGRLLDDAPLNVDEWFGRAGHPTIVEIGSGTGTSTAAMAPLEADTNIVAVELYKPGLAKLLGAVVRNDIDNVRMIRGDGVEVLARMFEPESLDGVRIFFPDPWPKARHHKRRIIQSGTLNLIATRLKPSGVLHVATDHADYAEWIDELVDVEPMLEFKGWPWPEAPLLTDRQVITKFEGKGLDKDHVIREYLWVKK is encoded by the coding sequence ATGAATAATTCTGATTTTTCCCAAACCGAACGCTCAGGCACGGGTGAACTTCCAGCCGGGCGCCCGCCCCAAACCGAGTTCACCACCGGGCTCGATTACCCGCGCCTCGGTTCCGTCACCTTCCGCCGCGGCACGCTCACCGACAACCAGGAAGCCCTCTTCGACGAGCACTGGCCTCGGCTGGGCCGCCTGCTTGACGACGCCCCCCTCAACGTCGACGAATGGTTCGGCCGCGCCGGGCACCCGACGATCGTGGAAATCGGCTCCGGCACCGGCACCTCCACCGCCGCGATGGCGCCGCTTGAGGCGGACACCAACATCGTCGCCGTCGAGCTGTACAAGCCGGGGCTGGCGAAGCTGCTCGGCGCGGTCGTGCGCAATGACATCGACAACGTGCGCATGATCCGCGGCGACGGCGTTGAGGTCCTGGCCCGCATGTTCGAGCCGGAATCGCTCGACGGCGTGCGCATCTTCTTCCCCGACCCGTGGCCGAAGGCGCGCCACCACAAGCGCCGCATCATCCAATCGGGCACACTGAACTTAATCGCGACCCGGCTGAAACCTTCCGGGGTGTTGCACGTGGCCACCGACCACGCCGATTACGCTGAATGGATCGACGAGCTGGTGGACGTCGAGCCAATGCTGGAGTTTAAGGGGTGGCCCTGGCCCGAAGCGCCGCTTCTGACCGACCGCCAAGTGATTACCAAGTTCGAGGGCAAGGGCCTGGACAAGGACCATGTCATCCGCGAGTACCTCTGGGTAAAGAAATAG
- a CDS encoding glycosyltransferase family 4 protein produces MKILLLCWRDMSHPQGGGSEAYIERVGEYLARQGHDVVLRTAAYTDAPRRSVKNGVRIERSGGKYGVYLLAPLAAWRHRPDVIVDTQNGIPFFARLYSRAETVLLTHHSHLRQWPVAGPFIGRLGSFLERRVAPRVYRGAQYVTVSDASREDLIALGVRDADIAVVHNGVDPVPQVVPYLPDDGLTHLVTLSRLVPHKRIEQAIDVVRELDGVVLDVLGSGWWEDELRTYAAGLEGRVIFHGHVSDEYKHAVLARAALHLMPSVKEGWGIAVIEAAQHGVPTVGYVEAGGLGDSIVHGTTGLLVESEDEFRSAIERLLDDAVLRARLGENARQWAGRFSWEETGRRFSELIAGSEGSR; encoded by the coding sequence ATGAAGATACTGCTGCTGTGTTGGCGCGACATGTCCCACCCTCAGGGGGGTGGATCGGAAGCCTACATCGAGCGCGTCGGTGAGTATCTCGCGCGCCAGGGCCACGACGTGGTGCTGCGCACGGCCGCGTACACTGACGCGCCGCGCCGCAGCGTCAAAAACGGGGTGCGCATCGAGCGCTCCGGCGGCAAGTACGGCGTTTACCTGCTCGCGCCGCTGGCGGCGTGGCGGCACCGCCCGGACGTGATTGTGGATACTCAAAACGGCATCCCGTTTTTCGCGCGGTTGTACTCGCGGGCGGAGACGGTGCTGCTCACCCACCACAGTCACCTGCGGCAATGGCCAGTCGCGGGGCCTTTTATTGGGCGGCTCGGGTCGTTTCTGGAGCGCCGCGTCGCCCCGCGCGTTTACCGCGGCGCGCAGTACGTCACCGTGTCCGACGCCTCGCGCGAGGACCTCATCGCCCTGGGCGTGCGCGACGCCGACATCGCGGTGGTGCACAACGGGGTCGATCCGGTGCCGCAGGTCGTGCCCTACCTGCCTGATGACGGGCTAACGCACCTGGTCACCCTGTCGCGGCTAGTGCCGCACAAGCGCATTGAGCAGGCGATCGACGTCGTGCGCGAGCTCGACGGCGTGGTGCTCGACGTGCTTGGTTCCGGCTGGTGGGAGGACGAGCTGCGCACCTACGCTGCGGGGCTCGAGGGGCGCGTGATCTTCCACGGACACGTCAGCGACGAGTACAAGCACGCCGTGCTCGCACGCGCGGCACTGCACTTGATGCCGAGCGTCAAGGAGGGCTGGGGGATCGCGGTCATCGAGGCAGCGCAGCATGGCGTGCCCACCGTCGGTTACGTCGAGGCCGGGGGTTTAGGCGATTCAATTGTCCACGGTACAACCGGCCTGTTGGTGGAGTCCGAGGACGAGTTCCGCAGTGCTATTGAGCGCCTGCTTGACGACGCCGTCCTGCGTGCCCGCCTCGGAGAAAACGCGAGACAGTGGGCGGGCCGCTTCTCCTGGGAGGAGACGGGCCGCAGGTTCTCTGAGCTCATTGCGGGGAGCGAAGGATCCCGGTAG
- a CDS encoding three-helix bundle dimerization domain-containing protein, with translation MTNKTTKTNDIDFSIIRERALRNIREDLITEWSSVYPSELIEESFDAVKAQHKDRANIEDFIPVLVEAEMKERLRSRDLDVPA, from the coding sequence ATGACCAACAAGACCACCAAGACCAACGACATCGACTTCAGCATCATCCGCGAGCGCGCACTGCGCAACATCCGCGAGGACCTCATCACTGAATGGTCCAGTGTGTACCCGAGCGAGCTCATCGAAGAGTCCTTCGACGCCGTCAAGGCCCAGCACAAGGACCGGGCAAACATCGAGGACTTCATCCCCGTCCTCGTCGAGGCGGAAATGAAGGAACGTCTCCGCTCCCGGGACCTCGACGTCCCCGCATAA
- a CDS encoding class I SAM-dependent methyltransferase has translation MYRTRRLATWNRSVRLLRSFVYEQFRPAIFYGGLARDTALLIDALSNDLTHSPLKAKNVLDVGGGPGYFAAEFARVGAHYVGLEPDVSEMSAAGLSGYGAVRGDGAALPFADASFDVVYSSNVAEHIPNWRDMADEMIRVCAPGGLVVLSYTVWLGPFGGHETGLWPHYVGGEYARRRYARKHGRQPKNVWGMSLFDVSATDGLRWAREQNLEFVAFPRYHPSWAWWVAQVPLLREFATSNLVVALRVPPEVDR, from the coding sequence GTGTACCGTACCCGCCGCCTCGCCACCTGGAACCGCTCAGTGCGCCTTCTCCGCTCCTTTGTGTACGAGCAGTTCCGGCCAGCCATTTTCTACGGCGGCCTCGCCCGCGACACCGCGCTGCTTATCGACGCCCTCTCCAACGACCTGACCCACTCACCGCTGAAGGCCAAGAACGTCCTCGACGTCGGGGGCGGCCCGGGCTACTTCGCCGCGGAGTTCGCCCGCGTCGGCGCGCACTACGTCGGCCTTGAGCCGGACGTGTCCGAGATGTCGGCGGCGGGCCTCAGCGGCTACGGCGCGGTGCGCGGCGACGGCGCCGCACTGCCCTTTGCCGACGCATCTTTCGACGTGGTGTATTCCTCCAACGTCGCCGAACACATCCCGAACTGGCGCGACATGGCCGATGAGATGATCCGGGTGTGCGCCCCGGGCGGGCTGGTCGTGCTCAGCTACACCGTGTGGCTCGGCCCGTTCGGCGGCCACGAGACCGGCCTGTGGCCGCATTATGTGGGCGGCGAGTACGCGAGGCGTCGTTACGCGCGCAAACATGGCCGCCAGCCGAAGAACGTCTGGGGCATGTCGCTTTTCGACGTCTCCGCAACCGACGGCCTGAGGTGGGCGCGCGAGCAAAACCTTGAGTTCGTGGCGTTCCCACGCTATCACCCGTCGTGGGCGTGGTGGGTGGCGCAGGTGCCGCTGCTGCGCGAGTTCGCGACCTCCAACCTGGTGGTGGCGCTGCGCGTGCCACCCGAAGTCGACCGGTGA
- a CDS encoding type IV toxin-antitoxin system AbiEi family antitoxin, translating into MDHVNWEKWNDNFASASVPLRIILSEGKPLLEISGEGATFHIRYEENPDQQPSSQTRVASHEILLAPAITPRVAERFRELDQAFADGRGNCYINRPNLYIDVRGRTTAGNSQVSSSRRRRGTASLFTPQRAQVSAALITTPELLRAPIRELASAACTSVATAHKTLSLLVDSGYLEGEPAFYRFANVRGLIDAWVHSYAGGLGARRELFRGSGDTELFKQGPPLGWISGEPAVSTEILGGQSAHFYVENPAEMARIVKSARLRADPQGNVVIRSSFWSPRTRNTSALTQSTWSWPVAPAIVVLADLRSVGDPRVSEIAGELETRIAGDLGGSDDI; encoded by the coding sequence ATGGACCACGTGAACTGGGAGAAGTGGAATGACAACTTCGCCAGCGCTTCCGTGCCACTCCGGATAATCCTCTCCGAGGGCAAGCCGCTGCTGGAAATCAGCGGAGAAGGCGCAACTTTCCACATCCGGTATGAAGAAAACCCCGACCAGCAACCCTCTTCCCAAACCAGGGTAGCCTCCCACGAAATTCTCCTCGCACCTGCAATTACGCCCCGGGTTGCGGAGCGATTTCGCGAACTCGACCAGGCTTTCGCCGATGGCCGCGGAAATTGCTACATCAACCGGCCAAACCTCTATATCGATGTCAGGGGAAGAACGACCGCCGGCAACAGCCAGGTGAGCTCATCGCGGCGGCGCCGGGGAACGGCCTCCCTCTTCACGCCCCAACGAGCGCAAGTCAGCGCGGCCCTGATTACCACACCAGAACTGCTTCGAGCCCCCATCCGGGAGCTCGCCTCGGCAGCGTGCACGTCCGTCGCAACAGCCCATAAGACTCTTTCCCTATTGGTGGATTCGGGCTACCTCGAAGGCGAACCAGCTTTCTACCGTTTCGCCAACGTGAGGGGCCTCATTGACGCCTGGGTACACTCCTACGCCGGCGGCCTCGGTGCACGCCGGGAGTTGTTTCGAGGGTCGGGAGATACCGAGCTGTTCAAACAAGGTCCGCCGCTTGGGTGGATAAGTGGAGAACCAGCCGTCTCAACTGAAATCCTGGGAGGGCAGAGCGCGCACTTCTACGTCGAGAACCCCGCTGAAATGGCCCGCATTGTTAAAAGCGCCCGGCTGCGCGCTGATCCACAAGGAAATGTGGTGATCAGGAGTTCTTTCTGGAGCCCACGGACTCGTAACACCTCCGCGTTGACGCAGTCCACTTGGTCGTGGCCTGTCGCCCCTGCGATCGTGGTACTGGCAGATCTTCGGTCAGTCGGCGACCCGCGGGTATCGGAAATCGCTGGAGAGCTGGAGACGAGGATCGCCGGGGACCTCGGAGGGTCAGATGACATCTGA
- a CDS encoding NYN domain-containing protein has product MHDLHEMTHPYTPGAQAGPDSFLLVWDAPNLDMGLGAILGGRPTAAYRPRFDAIGRWLISRAEDATAETGERVEPEATVFTNIAAQGADVVRPWVEALRNVGFAVFAKPKNGDDSDVDQDMLAHIERRRDEGVLRGLVVASADGQNFMSTIEDLLSEGVPVTVLGFHEHASWAVINEEIDFVDLEDIPGVFREPLPRVNLDQLPEEGAWLQPFRPLTALLHSSRGERTERSNAHSAQA; this is encoded by the coding sequence ATGCACGACCTCCACGAGATGACCCACCCGTACACCCCGGGCGCGCAGGCCGGCCCCGACAGCTTCCTGCTGGTCTGGGATGCGCCGAACCTTGACATGGGCCTCGGCGCCATCCTCGGCGGGCGCCCCACCGCCGCCTACCGCCCCCGCTTCGACGCGATCGGCCGCTGGCTCATCTCGCGTGCGGAAGACGCCACAGCCGAAACCGGCGAGCGCGTCGAGCCCGAGGCGACCGTGTTCACCAACATCGCAGCCCAGGGCGCCGACGTCGTGCGGCCCTGGGTCGAGGCGCTGCGCAACGTCGGCTTCGCCGTGTTTGCCAAGCCGAAGAACGGCGACGACTCTGACGTGGACCAAGACATGCTGGCCCACATTGAGCGCCGCCGCGACGAAGGTGTGCTGCGCGGGCTCGTCGTCGCCTCGGCGGATGGCCAGAACTTCATGTCCACCATCGAGGACCTGCTCAGCGAGGGCGTCCCGGTGACCGTCCTCGGCTTCCACGAGCACGCCTCGTGGGCGGTGATCAACGAGGAGATCGACTTCGTCGACCTCGAGGACATCCCGGGAGTCTTCCGCGAGCCGCTGCCGCGCGTCAACCTGGACCAGCTCCCGGAAGAGGGCGCCTGGCTGCAGCCCTTCCGCCCGCTCACGGCGCTGCTGCACAGCTCGCGCGGCGAGCGTACAGAGCGCAGCAACGCGCACTCGGCCCAGGCGTAA
- a CDS encoding phosphoenolpyruvate carboxykinase (GTP) — MTTAIKGMAQEAPTDNEHLIAWVNEAVDLFQPERVVFVDGSQEEWDAFAADLVEKGTLIKLNEEKRPNSYLARSNPSDVARVESRTFIATEAEADAGPTNNWMKPEALKDEMREHFRGSMKGRTMYVVPFCMGPITDPDPKLGVQLTDSEYVVMSMRIMTRMGQEALDKIEGDNFVHCLHSVGAPLAEGERDVAWPCNSTKYISQFPETKEIWSFGSGYGGNAILAKKCYALRIASVMAKEEGWMAEHMLILKLTSPEGKSYHITGAFPSACGKTNLAMITPTLEGWSAEVVGDDIAWMHLKEDGLYAVNPENGFFGVAPGTNYASNPIAMRTMEPGNTLFTNVALTDDGDIWWEGMDGEEPAHLIDWRGADWTPDSGQDAAHPNSRYCVPIEQCPTAAPEFNDPNGVKIDAILFGGRRPDTVPLVTQALDWEHGTMIGAMLSSGQTAASSEAKVGSLRHDPMAMLPFMGYAVGDYFQHWIDMGNRGGERMPEIFLVNWFRRGDDGRFLWPGFGENSRVLKWIIDRIEGKVGADETVVGHTARAEDLDLTGLDTPLADVEEALHADPKLWSGDIEDSRRYFERLGERVPSEIFDQLDKLSDRVKAAK, encoded by the coding sequence ATGACCACCGCAATCAAGGGGATGGCGCAGGAAGCGCCCACCGACAACGAACACCTCATCGCTTGGGTTAACGAGGCTGTGGATCTATTCCAGCCGGAGCGCGTGGTCTTCGTAGACGGTTCCCAAGAGGAGTGGGACGCCTTTGCTGCCGACCTGGTTGAGAAGGGCACCTTGATCAAGCTCAACGAGGAAAAGCGCCCGAACTCCTACCTGGCGCGCTCCAACCCGTCCGACGTCGCACGAGTCGAGTCGCGCACCTTTATCGCCACCGAGGCTGAGGCGGACGCCGGCCCCACCAACAATTGGATGAAGCCCGAGGCCCTCAAAGACGAGATGCGCGAGCACTTCCGCGGCTCCATGAAGGGGCGCACCATGTACGTCGTGCCGTTCTGCATGGGCCCCATCACCGACCCCGACCCGAAGCTGGGCGTGCAGCTCACGGACTCGGAGTACGTTGTCATGTCCATGCGCATCATGACCCGCATGGGCCAGGAAGCGCTGGACAAGATCGAGGGCGACAACTTCGTGCACTGCCTCCACTCCGTCGGCGCCCCGCTGGCCGAGGGTGAGCGGGACGTGGCGTGGCCCTGCAACTCCACGAAATACATTTCCCAGTTCCCGGAGACCAAGGAGATCTGGTCCTTCGGCTCCGGCTACGGCGGTAACGCAATTCTGGCGAAGAAGTGCTACGCGCTGCGCATCGCTTCCGTTATGGCCAAGGAGGAAGGCTGGATGGCGGAGCACATGCTCATCCTCAAGCTGACCTCGCCGGAGGGCAAGAGCTACCACATCACCGGCGCATTCCCCTCGGCTTGCGGCAAGACCAACCTCGCGATGATCACCCCGACGCTCGAGGGTTGGAGCGCCGAGGTCGTCGGCGACGATATCGCCTGGATGCACCTCAAGGAGGACGGCCTGTACGCGGTGAACCCGGAGAACGGATTCTTCGGCGTCGCGCCGGGCACAAACTACGCCTCCAACCCGATCGCGATGCGCACCATGGAGCCGGGCAACACCCTGTTCACCAACGTCGCGCTCACCGACGACGGCGATATTTGGTGGGAGGGCATGGACGGTGAAGAGCCCGCGCACCTGATCGACTGGCGCGGTGCCGACTGGACCCCGGATTCCGGCCAGGACGCCGCCCACCCGAACTCGCGCTACTGCGTGCCGATCGAGCAGTGCCCGACCGCCGCGCCGGAGTTCAACGACCCGAACGGTGTGAAGATCGATGCCATTCTCTTCGGTGGCCGCCGCCCCGACACCGTGCCGCTGGTGACCCAGGCGCTCGACTGGGAGCACGGCACCATGATCGGTGCGATGCTCTCCTCCGGGCAGACCGCCGCCTCCTCCGAGGCGAAGGTCGGTAGCCTGCGCCACGACCCGATGGCCATGCTGCCGTTCATGGGTTACGCCGTGGGCGACTACTTCCAGCACTGGATCGACATGGGCAACCGCGGCGGAGAGCGCATGCCGGAGATCTTCCTGGTCAACTGGTTCCGCCGCGGCGACGACGGTCGCTTCCTGTGGCCGGGCTTCGGCGAGAACTCCCGCGTGCTGAAGTGGATCATCGACCGCATCGAGGGCAAGGTCGGCGCCGACGAAACCGTCGTGGGCCATACCGCCCGCGCCGAGGACCTCGACCTGACCGGCCTGGACACCCCGCTCGCCGATGTGGAGGAGGCCCTCCACGCCGACCCGAAGCTGTGGTCCGGCGACATCGAGGATTCGCGCCGCTACTTTGAGCGCCTCGGCGAGCGGGTCCCGAGCGAAATCTTCGACCAGCTGGACAAGCTCTCCGACCGCGTCAAGGCCGCGAAGTAG
- a CDS encoding acyltransferase family protein: MRAVAALGIVVTHVAFQTATYHPVLERFDYFVAVFYALSAFLLTRGGQRSGYYRRRLARLAPAYLVCVAVVLATLPELAHISPPQVLAQVFMVQIYLPDGLVAGLTQIWSLCVEVAFYLVLPLYLRLSTPHRTLTLAVTIPLSLAWPWAIAGVTAVNMQIWPPSYVLWFAVGLILAELERIGVSYRGPRLPFALVALPVAWFAGVVGPAGLEHPSPAEFNARVILGALFAALVVAPFALSPREDGVLASSAMRRLGRWSYSIFLWHVWVLSFAFPLLGVPVFGGHFAAVLVLTVAFSVAVSYVSYELVEVPGARWVTSRFHRNSDTPNLVRVSVEPAHS, translated from the coding sequence TTGCGCGCTGTCGCCGCCCTCGGCATCGTCGTCACGCACGTCGCCTTCCAGACCGCGACGTACCACCCGGTGCTGGAGCGCTTCGATTACTTCGTCGCGGTGTTTTACGCTTTGTCGGCGTTCCTGCTGACGCGCGGGGGACAGCGCTCGGGGTACTACCGTCGTCGCCTAGCGCGGCTCGCGCCTGCCTATCTCGTCTGCGTCGCAGTGGTTCTGGCGACGCTGCCGGAGCTGGCGCACATCTCGCCGCCGCAGGTTCTGGCGCAGGTCTTCATGGTGCAGATCTACCTTCCCGACGGCCTCGTCGCCGGGTTGACGCAGATCTGGTCGCTCTGCGTGGAAGTGGCCTTCTACCTGGTTTTGCCCCTGTACCTGCGCTTATCGACGCCCCACCGCACGCTCACCCTCGCCGTGACGATCCCCCTGTCACTGGCGTGGCCGTGGGCTATTGCGGGTGTTACGGCAGTGAACATGCAGATCTGGCCGCCGTCGTACGTGCTGTGGTTCGCCGTCGGTCTCATCCTGGCGGAGCTGGAGCGGATCGGGGTGAGCTACCGCGGCCCCCGCCTGCCATTCGCACTTGTGGCGCTACCCGTTGCGTGGTTCGCGGGTGTCGTGGGGCCGGCGGGGTTGGAGCACCCCTCGCCGGCGGAGTTCAACGCGCGCGTGATCCTGGGCGCCCTGTTCGCGGCGCTGGTGGTTGCGCCGTTTGCCCTCTCGCCGCGCGAGGATGGCGTACTGGCTTCGAGCGCGATGCGACGTCTCGGGAGGTGGTCGTACTCGATCTTCCTGTGGCACGTCTGGGTGCTGTCGTTTGCCTTCCCGCTGCTCGGGGTGCCCGTCTTTGGCGGGCATTTCGCCGCGGTGCTGGTACTTACGGTGGCGTTTAGCGTGGCCGTGTCCTACGTCTCTTACGAGCTCGTGGAGGTGCCGGGTGCGCGCTGGGTCACCTCCCGGTTCCACCGAAACTCGGACACCCCTAACCTGGTCCGAGTTTCGGTGGAACCGGCGCACTCTTAG